Genomic DNA from Prunus persica cultivar Lovell chromosome G1, Prunus_persica_NCBIv2, whole genome shotgun sequence:
gtatatcatacacgttcctatgatccatcttctgcaCAACTTTCCACCCGTtcccggctttagggtcatctagatacacaatttggacgccatgtttgccaaaatgtacgggtcgtcatcataccaagttctgttaatattCACAGACAGTACTccatggtcgattttaacacttcccgcCCCATTTGGGTTGGTATCgaaccatcgacacttaaacatgatgacttggtatcgatctttgtaaagcaattgcacGACAGTCGTcagtttgccatagaaatcaatgtctgtactttcgcctccacctgggacatgAACACCGCTAttttgcgtacacaacttgtcatctcgtgcggcccccaaaaatttgacgccGTTAACATTACAACCCGAGAACAATTCAGCGCGAATTGGGCCGaacgccaagttatataactcatcactgtaagtgggggaattcgatgatttcaatttattcacctaatagtatacaaaaccatttacatgttagtctgacaaaattaaatactaaaatttatatttgtcaattacaaaacacttataacttacagaatccaaaaaccattgtggaaataattcacggtgtttccgggcaaccaaatgtgatggatgttctcgcttcatcatctgttcatgctcatctaagtaggccattatctcatcacaattgttcagtacgaaccaatgcgctacctccatgtcatttctagaaaacgactctcctcgtccaggatctccaaatggtcgtgcgctttgggcaaaaacagaaagtttttcatttctcatacctccgtcattattgcggtgaggacgattgaaaaccgtctccacatcttttaaatacattccacagaaagtaagcgactcatattgaacccaagcctctataattgatccttcgggctttgccctgttgcgtacactttttttcagctctccgagaagcctgccaaaataaaacgatatgatacaaattagcaaagTGTCGATAATGATTCATACACAAATGATAaagattatatacctttctattggatacatccagcgatagttgacaggaccagcaagcaatgcctcttctggcaagtgaaccatcacgtgcatcatacttgtaaagaaagctggaggaaatatcatctcaaacttgcataggacttggacaatgtcatggcgcaactgaaacatgtctgtccttcgcaatgtttttgccgtcagttgggaaaaaaatctggataacaacatgattggcttcaccacatcttccggcagtaagtgtcgaatacccacaggaagtaggcATTGCATgaacacatggcagtcatggctcttaagtccagtaaatttacccccatcgacattcacgcaacgtgcgatactagaagcatacccatcgggaaatttgacagacgatacaaactttagaaactcctttttgtcattcggtttcatagaaaagaatgcaagatcccttctagctttatcgctgtccctattcatccataaaccccttcgtatgcccattctttccaaatcaagatgagctttgatcgtgtccttcgtcttcccctcgatatctagaatcgtgcccaccaatgtgtcgaaaacatttttctcaacatgcatcacatctagattgtgccgcaatttcagtttcgaccaatatgggagctcaaaaaacatagacttgtgcgtccagttcaaatgtgtagaaggtcgggtccgactaactgttttcccgaacggagcaaaatccaaacggttcagctgttccaagatctcatcaccggaccattctctaggtctgaggcgacgctctgtgttcccgtcgaactctttatctttttctcgccactcgtggtcccatggcaaccatctccgatgaccaaggtaacaaacttttcccgcgtgccaaccagaagttacatcttccttgcatacaggacatgccatataaccctttgtgctccacccagaaaccattgcatatgctggaaaatcattcacagtccacataactgctgctcgcaaagtgaacatcctcccagttgatttatcgtacgtgcgaacaccgtttgtccataaatccttcaactcatcaaccagaggccttaagtacacatcaattgacctgccaggatcctcagttatcaaaacagtcatcatcatgtattcttttttcatgcatttccaaggcggcaaattatatgggaatgcgaaaatcggccaagtgctgtggtgttggtttagaaccccatacggattgaatccgtcagtggcaagtcccaatctaacatttcggggatcagcagcaaactcggggaacgttcgatcgaactctttccatgcctccccatctgcaggatgccgcatcacatcatcgtctacccgtttttccttatgccatctcatgtctgtggcagtatgcgttgacatatacaatcgctgcaacctaggtttaaggggcagataacgcatgactttttgtggtatcttagtcgttctattctgggatgtcagtttgaacctcgactcattgcatatagggcatgtatccaacgtttcatgctctttgtagaataacatgcaattgtttttgcaagcgtggattttttcataacccaatccaagaccgtgcaacaccttctgtgcatgtttatggtctttcggcaaacaattgtccgtcggaagcattctcttgaaaacccccaaaaagtaatcgaaacacaagttcgacatacgatactttatttttccgtgcattagctccacaatggcagtgagaacggaaaacctctcgcaccccgggtataactcttggttggcattttttaacagtttttcatactgttcaaactccgcactgtctattggtgtaggcacgtcatcttccccttcctgattgatgttggtcgatgcgaATGGAAAAGCACCCTGTATAAtacccatgacttgatcattaggatccacaataggttcaacattgtccactctcggggcatttgaagacgaagcatggtctacttgttcgccgtgaaggttccaaatgctatatgtttcaatcattccattccttactaaatgaaatccaacattttcaattgtctcccacaacgtgttgttacacctcctacaaggacaacgaattctagttgcaccctggttgtgtctacgtgcaaactcaataaaatcctcgattccatccaagtattcgtctgcgcatctattcgggttctgtatccaccttctgctcataattcctgaaaccacaatcacgacacaacaatcacaacaacttcatacgaagttataatgtcaccttatgcctccggtaagggccctatcccattcgggaatgcatagtcctgtcacgtaacctacggctacatgagattagatttcgacgtggattaatttcggcagcatctcgacacagttcttgaagtgggcataggtataaatatctacgtaccacccgaagaacgtaccgagatgacaccgaaatctccacaatcgaaacctaatcctgtagccgaagattatgtgacaacactatgcattaccaaactgtccaaataatgggacaattcaagaattaattggaccgcagtcatgcattacgcatccatgcacgaaatccaactaatctcgaacgggaaactacgtgttactaaacataaaaattaaagtacgaagttaatttcaattaacttcgtacatcacaacacattgtgctatgtcacgcacaatttcacaacattatacacatataacttcacaaaaaaattacaaacataacaaacaaacttttacaataacataccttctcaatcgttctccaccaatcacaaatatccctaacgataacaaaattaatagcgttactacgaatttacattaatacatttaaactaacgacaaaaaatacatacccaatGAACGTACTGAATTCACAGTAGAGCAACGgcagagagagtgagagagaggcagaatgcagtgggagagtgagagagaggcagaatgcagaaactgcattctgcctctgcaatggaACTGgctaaaatgaagaagaaggactttgcgcgacgaacaatccaatccgtcgcgcaaaatgccgTCGCGAAAACCCACTTTTCCGTcgcacaaaaaaacatttccgtcgcgcaattaCCTGCCGACATCAggttttttgcgcgacgaatacaatTATCCGTCGCACAAacatccgtcgcgcaaataacATTATTCGTCGTGCAAATAACActtatttcgtcgcgcaagaaagCACCGGCATTacactttacgcgacgaagttaattccgtcgcgcaaaaaagtTTTTACCTCCCTGCATTTTGCCGCCAAAATTAAGTAACCctcgttttcttacgcgacggtACATATTTCCGTCGCGCTAAGGCGTCTTTTGCGACGAaattgttcgtcgcgcaagattctGGCGCCAAAAACATAAACTGGGGTTTTTTCCCCGACCTTTGCTCGACGAAATTTGTTTTGGTCGCGCATAGATTGTTTGCGCGATGAAGATTGTTCGTCGCGCTAGTGTTCTGCTGTTTGCGCtacggtatttttttttcgtcgcaatagtgatttttgcgcgacgaaaatatattcgtcgcgcaaacgtccgtcgcgcaaatagtaaatcgtaGTAGTGTCAATTCAAAGCTTCATCATCTTACTTCTCTTTTCAAAGGTGTTTTAGTGCACATGCACACAAGAAACAAACTGAGTTGTAAGGAAATCAAAGTAGATGCCACTTCATTTTTTAGACTCAAATTTGATGTTCCTAACATTATTGTTAttgtaataaaaaattgcCCCGTATTCTGATAAGTAGtcattaattttttgataaaaaaacaataatacagTTAATATCAAACCCCAAGCTCattatccaatccaatcttatgcaccaaacgagccctaacaGTTCCAAACCAATCCACCACAATCATCGTAAAACCAATCCACCACCGTCATCGTAAAACCAATCCAACCAGCTGACTGGAAAAACAACCTCACTGAGCCTTCCTACCATATGGCCATAATCTCAATGGGAATCTACTGACCGTCAAATCAAAGACCCACTTCCTAAATGACTAGAATCTTACGCAATTGGTTTCATATATTAAATCCATTGGGCAGCAATGAATACAATCACGAAAATGTTCACTTGACTTCAACTCAAGCAAGCTTCTTGAATTTGGTCTAacttttccaatcaaatttcgttttcaatttcatcagttTTCTGCCATCAACTTTATCTATATATTTTATCTTTATCTCTTCGGCTGCGAATGTTGTTGAATTTGATCGAGGGGCATACCTTGGTGGTGATCATATGGTGGTTATACGtattggggttttttttaatttattttttatttgagctTGTGGGGTTAATTGACTAACTATTTAGCTAATTGTATATGTGGCAATAttctgataaataaaaaaagtatatgTAGCAATTTTAACAAAACAGTTGGGATTGATAGggcaaataagaaaaaaaccgcagctaaatacataaatatgaGTCATCAAATCCAAAAAGAAATAGGCAAACAAGAATCCGTGGACTCCATCCATGTTGACGTTGAGCTTTTGGACCTAAGCAAAATTTTCTAAAAGGAAAACTAGAAACTAAATGCTATTCTAGGTTTATTGACTATAACTAGGAAAATAAATGGAGCATTCCTCCATGGCTTTGTCTTTGCTAGGAACTATATAGGAATACCCAATAAGCGTCTTGTGTGAGGCTTCAAAGGATCGGCTTTCGCAGGTGAAGGTGACGGAAGCGGAGCAGACAGTACTTTTGAAGGCGGTTCCCCAGGAGACTCTGCCCGATTTGGACCAGTTGGCACAAGCCTCGTGGGATAAAAGTTTGCTGGATCATCTAACTTTTTCAGCGGGGGAACGTTGTGATGTAAAGGATTCGAACCCGAAGGAACCTCTCTCAAGATTTGATGATTTGCTGGATCATCGAACTTTTTCTGCGGGGGAACGTTGTGATGTAAAGGATTCGAACCCGAAGGAACCTCCCTCAAGATTTGATGATTAGTTGGATCATCGAACTTTTTCTGCGGGGGAATATTGTGATGTAAAGGATTCGAACCCGAAGGAACCTCCCTCAAGATTTGATGATTAGCTGGATCATCGAACTTTTTCTGCGGGGGAATGTTGTGATGTAAAGGATTCGAACCCGAAGGAACCTCCCTCAAGATATGATAATTTTTAGCACCATCAACCTTTGGTAGCAATATGTTGTGTAAAGGGTTTGGGCCAGAAGGGACCTGCATCTTGATCCTATACTTGAGGAGAGGATGTTGATCAGCAAATTTGGTGGATTGTTTCATTGAGTATGGAACTGATGAAGAAACAAGAGTCTTGAGATCATTATTTGCAGACACTTGATcaccaaaacaagaagaagacagCAAGAGAAGAGTGGTGAGCAACACAAACAAGTAGGTCTTAGAAAACTCCATCTCTGATCGATTATTGTTTGATGGCCCTTTGAAACAGCCAACTTCGCCTTCTTATAGGGTTTCGATTTCCTATTTTGGGTAGGACTTATAGTGttgcttttcctttttattctctAGCTAGGTTTTCAGTGTCCTAGATACGACGGTAAATCTTCAGACTTCCCTGCTTCTTATGCTTTCATGTTTCGCTCACTTGCCTTTATTCCTTTCATGATAggaaactttttttaaatatatttctgttttttttttcctacactttccttttttattacccacttttttttactttccttttttatatacCCACTTTTTTATAGTTATAAGACGTGAAGTGCTATGGCTTAAGGAGTTTCTATGGTGAAGACGTGAAGTGTGAACCCAAATCTCTTGTACAAAACAATGGTTCTTCGCTTTCACCTTTTCTgttcattggatttcattgatTATTCAAAAGTATTTTGGATTATGGTAAAtggatttatttaattatttataggAAATCACCATTCTTTTTCGGTGAGTACATCATTGTTGAGTTTATCTGTCACTTAACTCTTCTGATTGTTAATTCTAAAGggtgcatttttgctcaccaccttaaccctaggtgtaccctcacCACCCCTCTCAAAAGTTGACACATGTCCATGGGTTTAACTATGGTtagttctttattttttatttatttgataacattattatgagagagaaacaatactTCAATAAGATTTTTCCTGATTTACCTTTATTAACCTAGCAAACTTTCcacttttctaaattaattaacaactacccaaataaataattggcaaACTTTCCACTTTTCTATAATCTTCTCCACAATATGTCTATTAAATGCATCCCTTCTACTAATTCCAGGTATTAGCTGTTGGCAATTGGCGTTACATTTGGTATTAGCAGTTGAGGCTGTTACATTTGGTATTAATATGAATATCAATTCACAGGCTTCAATACTTCGAAGAATACACCCAAATTCATTGAATCTCAATTGGCTTTAGTTAACTCCTTTTATCCACACCCAAAAATTCCACTGTTCTTCAATTGTAGGCTTACTCCATTTGTTCAAGTGAAAGATAGATCACATCTatgctgctttttttttttttttaccctgTATTgcttgattattttttatattttggtgaTTGCTCTGCATTATTTAGtacaatattataatttggCCATAACAAATTTGAATAACACCATAAAACACAGTTTCAACGGCAAATTatgataattttatataaatccgaaaggttttcttaaaataaaatactccAAAGGAAAATCATAGAGGTAGTTATGTCATGCATTATGTCTTGGCATTGGACGGATGAAAAAGAACAATTCATGTCGTTCCTAGTATCTTTTTCTACACTGCAAAAACTTGGTCTAAGATGTTGATGGATGTGAAAAACTTAGTTGATAAGCTGGTCCTTCAGGTCTTAGTTGAATGTTTTCCTGTAAATTaatcaaacaattaaaaataatactaataaaacttaaaacgaaaaaatatatatatagaaaactaTATGTGTAGTGAATTCAGTAAATCAAGATAACAAACCTGTGGATGTATAAGTGAGTAATTGGACAACAATGGATGTATAGCTTGGTATCCAAGTGGGTGATTTGGAATCCCTTGAACACTAGAAACAGTTGGAAATCCATACTGAAAATCTGCAACTTTGCATACAGATGCCATATTGAAATGATTTTGAGTTGACATTCCAATCGATTCCTAAATATTAAATTCCAATCAATACATAAAACATATACTTTGAGAATGCcaatgttaaaaaaattacaaatattctATACCTGAACATGTGTATATAAATTTGAGTGTCCGCTCATCTCACGTGCGGATAAATTAATTTCCTTAGACACTGTAAAACAATTAAACGATAATTATATTGACATAAAGTAAataatgaacaaaaaaaagttgatCAACTAACTACTAACCTTTTCTTTTAGATGAACCTTTCCTTTTAGATGGCTTTGATTCCAAAGAACTCTTAATTCTACCTTTTCCTCTACCTTTCGACTTTTGAATCTTTGGATCTCGCAATTTAAGATTATCCCCATCTTCACTGACATGCTTATCAAGAATTTCATCGTGTTCGTCTCCAAAGTATGgatgtttttctaattttgccTCTAACTGTAACAATTCAGACTTCAAAAAAGTGCATGTTTGGTTGTTCCTTGCACCCTTTGCTATGATTCTTTGTACTATATGAGATAACTCGCTATACTGAACCATGGAAGATGACTCTAGAGTACTCAAAGGTACTTCCTCATTCGAATCAAAGTCAACATCACATGTAGCTTCCTTGCTCCATCTCTTTAAATAATACTTAGATGGCAGAGTTGAGAACTCTAATTCATGGTATAATTTTAGTGCATGTGCACAAAGAATCCCctcaaattcaaactttttACAGCTGCAACTGACCGTTTGATCAGAAAGGTCATATGTAAGTGATCTGCTCATTCCTCTCATTCCAGAATTCATAACCATATATCTACGTGTTAGCCCATCATCACTTTGTAATTTCAGCCTCAAACCTAAAAGTTTCTTACACTCATCTTGGAAACAATAGAACAACTTACTTGTATACTTCGTTGTTGCTTCAATCTCCACATTCCAATTAGAGGATAAATTGCGCCATTTTTGTTTAGTTGAAGTTTCTGCTtgcctttccttttctcttcgGTCCGCTACAGCTTTATCATATTGTACAACAAATTCTCGAAGAAGAAGGTTTCGAGaaaaaaactttttcaaaaatgCGTTTATGCTTTCACTTCTTTGTGTTGTTGTCATAcctagaaaaaaatttaacatgaATTAATCatatttcacaaaataaaaacttaaaagaatAGGATTTCTATGTTTTTATACCTGCACAAAAGTGGTCTCGCCCATAAACTTGTGCCCATTTCTCACGCAGTGCGTATATTCCTTCTAGCCAACTATTTCCTCTCAATCCATAATCATCAAGTAAAGCTTCCCAACTTGATTCAAATTCTTCAACAATCTCTGGATCATATACACAACTTTTAAAATCTTTCGCGAATGCTTGAAATTCAGAAAAAACATGACCCAAGTTCTTTGCAGCATTCTGATATATATGCCACAAGCAAAGTCGGTGATGGCAATTAGGAAATACTTCGATGATTGCAGCAGCAATTGATTGAGCTTGATCTGTAAATATggtttttggttcttttccTTCATTAGCTTGTAAGAAGACC
This window encodes:
- the LOC18792489 gene encoding protein FAR1-RELATED SEQUENCE 5; this translates as MQAHTASVLMDHEEDEFHATYSNDGKEYVDCIHLDSDSESLDLLDHNEQIEELTRKFGDSPTLGMSFDNEQEAYQYYNSYARGVGFSVRKLRVNKDKNGVIHKREFCCSCEGFYRKKTTPKKKREQRRFGCKAMLGIKLNRDGKYVVKNFIAEHNHDLVPLSSSHLLRSQRTIEPSQAGFINQMHHAGLKPSQIFSYMTTEAGGPQHLNFIQADCNNLIMRKRIEFQKRGDSQCLLEYFKQKQAQDKSFFYSVRTNMENEICGCFFCDGKPRRDYAIFGDVLCFDTTFKTNNYNMVCAPIIGLNNHGQTILFGCGLLDGESTDACEWLFKVFLQANEGKEPKTIFTDQAQSIAAAIIEVFPNCHHRLCLWHIYQNAAKNLGHVFSEFQAFAKDFKSCVYDPEIVEEFESSWEALLDDYGLRGNSWLEGIYALREKWAQVYGRDHFCAGMTTTQRSESINAFLKKFFSRNLLLREFVVQYDKAVADRREKERQAETSTKQKWRNLSSNWNVEIEATTKYTSKLFYCFQDECKKLLGLRLKLQSDDGLTRRYMVMNSGMRGMSRSLTYDLSDQTVSCSCKKFEFEGILCAHALKLYHELEFSTLPSKYYLKRWSKEATCDVDFDSNEEVPLSTLESSSMVQYSELSHIVQRIIAKGARNNQTCTFLKSELLQLEAKLEKHPYFGDEHDEILDKHVSEDGDNLKLRDPKIQKSKGRGKGRIKSSLESKPSKRKGSSKRKDFQYGFPTVSSVQGIPNHPLGYQAIHPLLSNYSLIHPQENIQLRPEGPAYQLSFSHPSTS